From Phycisphaerae bacterium, the proteins below share one genomic window:
- a CDS encoding VCBS repeat-containing protein, whose translation QGLVDPHTIIVKRRVSGKTKRYDVQVDEHLYYRNQGWVAWLADDPQAGGRWSMEFSLRSKDGRLAQAPYRPMVGVGDEIFYNGDRWRPIATPGMHQFPIAIDWNGDGLIDIISTSHYSNVQGMPWAGVFFWRNIGGNAKPRFAPPYRLCADGVDLTDPSKTHWKGEWKFAKRRDFISEYYIRVDFFDWFGTGRQDLVTVSRQGQMRVYRNTGRLDEAGLPVLQRAVDIAIPKVLPPTPYLGLRVVDWDGSGRPSFILGSPYVEAGIDNGQIWLMRNVGGTPERPKFKSFPLPRSSFWRPKARYGDWRTINNFPDGRAFSFDWFDVDGDGSAELLILHGNHRPEPAIEVWRNAGTADEPRMTQDGFLPWSVGRMSCGFRFVRNAAFDGCLVGTVNSGGGMRYFKRTGENPYDARSYKDAGLLLGEGGKVRPEGYVRAWPIDVDGDGKMDLVCGDEPGFITLVKNVGTRDRPAYDNPRRLCDNRGNVLHLRRENILHDNDLEWSCGQLKPLVCDWDGDGRLDLIVGNNTNRILWLRGYDPQRNRFTGMHELKVRGMLDPFGWRKGQIVLDFDGDGRLELITADWQYRVCMYRQSTESPLLLEPPTPLTYTNGKPIMVDTIPPAIYKYGMISLDAVDWTGNGVYDLIVSTNYMSNLLENVGTNQQPKFKKPKPFTTPDGPIEICHHDSHAKAVDWDGDGRDDLLIGGESGTMYLFHRDWLAGIMHRVESGEVKPIR comes from the coding sequence CAGGGCCTGGTCGATCCGCACACGATCATCGTCAAACGCCGCGTGTCGGGCAAGACGAAGCGGTACGACGTGCAGGTCGACGAGCACCTGTACTACCGGAATCAGGGATGGGTGGCGTGGCTGGCTGACGATCCGCAAGCCGGCGGCCGCTGGTCGATGGAGTTTTCGCTGCGGAGCAAAGACGGACGGTTGGCCCAGGCCCCCTACCGCCCGATGGTCGGCGTCGGCGATGAGATCTTCTACAACGGCGATCGCTGGCGGCCGATCGCCACGCCGGGCATGCACCAGTTCCCGATCGCCATCGACTGGAACGGCGACGGCCTGATCGACATTATCTCGACGAGCCACTACTCCAACGTTCAGGGCATGCCGTGGGCCGGCGTGTTCTTCTGGCGGAACATCGGCGGCAACGCCAAACCGCGGTTCGCTCCGCCCTACCGGCTCTGCGCCGACGGCGTGGACCTGACCGACCCATCCAAGACGCACTGGAAAGGCGAGTGGAAGTTCGCCAAACGGCGCGATTTCATCAGCGAGTACTACATCCGCGTGGACTTTTTCGACTGGTTCGGCACAGGCCGGCAGGACCTCGTGACGGTCAGCCGCCAGGGGCAGATGCGCGTCTACCGCAACACCGGACGGCTGGACGAAGCCGGGCTGCCGGTGCTTCAGCGGGCGGTGGATATCGCGATCCCGAAGGTGCTGCCGCCGACGCCGTACCTGGGCCTGCGGGTGGTGGATTGGGACGGCAGCGGCCGGCCGTCGTTTATCCTGGGCTCGCCCTACGTCGAGGCTGGGATCGACAACGGCCAGATCTGGCTGATGCGAAACGTCGGCGGGACGCCGGAAAGACCGAAGTTCAAATCGTTCCCGCTGCCGCGTTCGAGTTTCTGGCGGCCGAAAGCCAGGTACGGCGACTGGCGGACGATCAACAACTTTCCCGACGGCCGGGCGTTCAGCTTCGATTGGTTCGACGTGGACGGCGACGGCTCCGCGGAACTGCTGATCCTGCACGGCAACCATCGGCCGGAACCGGCGATCGAGGTGTGGCGCAACGCGGGAACCGCGGACGAGCCGCGAATGACGCAGGATGGTTTCCTGCCGTGGAGCGTCGGCCGGATGAGCTGCGGTTTCCGGTTCGTCCGGAACGCCGCGTTCGACGGCTGCCTGGTCGGCACGGTCAATTCGGGCGGCGGCATGCGGTACTTCAAGCGGACGGGCGAAAATCCGTATGACGCCAGGAGCTACAAGGACGCCGGGCTGCTGCTCGGCGAAGGCGGCAAGGTGCGGCCGGAGGGTTACGTGCGGGCCTGGCCGATCGACGTGGACGGCGACGGGAAAATGGACCTGGTCTGCGGCGACGAGCCGGGCTTCATCACGCTGGTCAAGAACGTGGGAACCAGGGACCGGCCGGCGTATGACAATCCGCGCCGGCTTTGCGACAATCGCGGCAACGTGCTGCATCTGAGGCGGGAGAACATCCTGCACGATAACGACCTGGAGTGGAGCTGCGGACAGCTCAAGCCGCTGGTCTGCGACTGGGACGGCGACGGCCGGCTCGACCTGATCGTGGGCAATAACACGAACCGCATCCTGTGGCTGCGCGGCTACGACCCGCAGCGGAATCGCTTCACCGGGATGCACGAGTTGAAGGTGCGCGGGATGCTCGATCCGTTCGGGTGGCGCAAGGGCCAGATCGTGCTCGATTTCGACGGTGACGGCCGCTTGGAGCTGATCACCGCCGACTGGCAATACCGCGTGTGCATGTACCGCCAGAGCACCGAGAGCCCACTGCTGCTGGAGCCGCCGACGCCGCTGACGTATACCAACGGCAAACCGATCATGGTGGACACGATACCGCCGGCCATCTACAAGTACGGCATGATCAGCCTCGACGCGGTGGACTGGACGGGCAACGGGGTCTACGACCTGATCGTCTCGACGAACTACATGAGCAATCTGCTGGAAAACGTGGGCACCAACCAACAGCCGAAGTTCAAAAAGCCCAAGCCCTTCACGACGCCCGACGGCCCGATCGAGATCTGCCATCACGACAGCCACGCCAAGGCGGTCGACTGGGACGGCGACGGACGCGATGACCTGCTGATCGGCGGGGAATCCGGCACGATGTACCTGTTCCACCGCGATTGGCTGGCGGGTATAATGCACAGAGTCGAATCTGGAGAAGTCAAACCGATCCGATGA